The sequence below is a genomic window from Uranotaenia lowii strain MFRU-FL chromosome 2, ASM2978415v1, whole genome shotgun sequence.
ctgaaacgaagggttaaatgcTAGTTATACGTACTGaatgctttaaaaattaaatttttttattccttctcATTAACTTAACGAAATatcatcaaatatttaaaaacattggAATATAGTTTTGGTCACAACTTTGTATGGAATTGCTCCGTAGTTTTCTGAATCAAGTATAGATTCACAAGCTTTTGGGTCCTAAACATCAATAAAACAACAATTCATACCTCAAAACTTCTTCTGGTGATTCTCAAAATAGCAAAATAACGTTTAATCCCAAAACTCACAGTGGCAGCACGACGCCAAGTTGATTTGCAACGTtccattgacaaaattgagtaTTTTTCCTGAAGTTTGAGCAAAATCGATTTTCGTCATTGCTCATTCAGCGTtggatatttttcaactttcaaaatacagaaaaataatgaatagTGGATTTTTACAGCGTTTGCAAAGTGATTCACCCTTCACTAGAAATTTCAGGTATATTTTTACGACTTCACTGGTACCAAGGAAAAAGAATTgttggtgcctatgttttaataatttatttttcaagatttcggcgtcctgaattcaaattattattcagattttgtctatcacctcaaGTTTTTGAGATAAAGCGTGTggaaattttgagtaaaatcaaaataattttgaatctatttactATTACTACTTTATTCAATAAAGAATACAGATATTGCCTAGATATTTTAGTTTAAGAAAACaacgttttataaaaataaaatagttctACAGATTTTAGAAATACGAATTGATaagatttaataaaattttcatacaactatttctgacatcatttaagaaagtctttgagtatttgatattgaagatttcaattcaTTTAACAGCTTTGTTGAAATCTGCAAAACAATTAGACTTCATTAGGCTTCAAGGAACATCACggattccatttgcttaaaaTGTTCTCAAATATTTCGTCAAAATTCTCGTATTTAGCAGAattggaagaaaaaattaacaatgaaaaaaaattgtttcatttttttctcagaattaaaAACAACTCGTAGTTtttgggaaagttgattattgaataagaaacctttattttcaaagtctttCTATTGTCCTATACTTTTGCCAAAAAGAAcacaaatttattgaatgaatttttacctattttcataagttatctcaaaaactaaaactgatagaaaaaaaactgattatatttttggaatcagGTTAGGTAGGTTTTTGTACTAGGAATTGTCAAATCtcgattttatttcaaatgaatGCTGATGTGATaagggataaaaaaaataaaaatttaaatgtcatATAATTTGAACAATTGAGCAGTGAAAATGCCTGATATTAAAGTATTGTTGAAAATAAGCTTCCTTGTCGAAAACTTTTGAGCAACCCAAATTGTCCTCATTCTACACTCATTCAAAACCTCAAATCAATACGACCTTGTAGACAAATACCTAGTTCAGCCCATAAAATGCAGTaacacgcagaaaatttgaaaaaaaatgcacatcTCAACAAATGCATAGTCAACTCGGGTAAGATTTTTTActttgtaaattattttgtgTTGactaaaaacattttcttcccAGATTTGATCCGAATCAtccaaattaaacaattttgtacTAATAAAGAAACACCATTATAGTAGCTGAAAGTTGTACAAATCGTTTGAGAAATAAGCGGTTCCAGTCTAGAACTCTTATgggtaaaaaaatctgagacGGATTAGGGTTAACTGAGTCACCAAATtcaccgagtgaattttaggaattatgttcgtcaagttatgccgtgagacggaatactatgtaggtaaataaaaaatgagtcaccaaattaaaaacagtcagAAGTAAAATTCTAAGTGCGCCTATAGAAAATGGACGATCACAATGTCAAATTGTAAATAgagcgaaatttttcaaaacacacaAATCTAtcactctgttgtgttgtgagcctacttggttgaacggtaccgtggttgaattaaaaggaatctttcgattgctttgattcagacaAATCTATCGTGCATTTATGAGAAATAGATGAGAATATCGaaaatttagctatgatcgtatataTTTTGCtatatattttaagaaattttaacatcctacTACTGAATTCTCATCTTGATATACCTAGTTTAGTTTCCCTCTCCTGTATGGGAATTGATAACATAGGCTAGGATGCATTCTTGATCTCATGAGAGGCAAAAAACAGCCCATAAATCGTATCTCGTCAGCTGACAAGGATTGCTCATAACCTCGCCTTCAACCCGATGACAAATTGGGCACCAAGAAATGAACCAGAAAATGTGTTTGTAGTTTTGATACCGCGTTGTTGTGCCATTCATGCCGGAAAACGATACGATAAGGGTGGGCAGGGTCGCTTGATGATTTCACTAGAGGTGTATACCTTTTTCTAGACTAGCTACTCTTTTATTTTGTTGGTGTCCTTGTCTCCTACTCCACGGACTATGGGCTCTCGTTGGGCGGTTCATAATATCTGTCGAGGCGGAAATTAAAAAGGCAAATCCCGgtctgtgtgttttttttctgctctaCCTCACAAACGCGAACCCACTTGTTAGTTGAGGAACAAACATGGCTTCGGGCTGCCACGCCAAGAACCGAGAACTGTGCAGTTCAAATTTTGGAACGCGGGCAGGATGTGatgagaaaaataaacttacccCCACACTACGTGTATGTTTCTGTGAGATTAAGGTCTCTGACATCTTGGCGGGATGATTACACATGGCAAATATGACGTGTCAAAGGGCCGAGATATTATAGTTCACGTGTGGCTTTTGATTTTGaagtcgacaaaaaaaaacatatcagtGGTAAGTTAATGTTATGAATGCATTtgtattctgattttgaattgtgACTCGAAGAATTATGCATACGAATTCTGGATGAAAAGATTCTGAATTTTAACTTTGATCTGAATTTTAACTCCGTTTCTcagtttataaagaaatattttcacaaTGGCCTAATCAAAAGTCGCCAACGTTTTaacgttgttttttgttttgctcggAAAACTTTTTCCAACATCCAATGGACCTGTCAAGAGGACCAGCTGATCCTGTTGCTTTACCAGCGACATTTACATCGCGACGACGTGGACTAACGCACAAAAACTCTCAGGGCAGCagtacctgaaaaaaaaaaaccttttccaaACATCAAAATGTTCCATTTTGTTTCAGCCGGATTTGGTAAACAGGGTGAGGCACAGTTAAACACGAGATTTTGGTTTTaatgttgaattatttttctgtcgattcatacaggattggtcaacgaaatccaaaaattcaagtgttcgaaaaaagtgacataacaatttaaaaaatcataaaaaaaaacaattgtttgtccaatagttgcacaggaaAATTTGATGTAGTGCCTAATGTTGTCCTATTTTTTCCAATGATTGCACATTTTAAAAGCCTTCTATGGGCTCAATCAATACCAATATcgatttaaagcttaaaaatggactcaaccacgcccaaagtttcagattGTTCGACTGATTTTGGCTCAAGATATACAGTTTTGTATAGGAATTtgtcttttcaaaaagttaatttattaaaatacttttttcatgaaagcgggatcattttttaatgaatttgatCTCTGTAGCATTCCGTCAATCATCAAGgaacattcacatcacattgaaatttttcgacttaaaaactgttttgatcgAATAAGAGAAGTAGGCGGCGACCGTGACTGACGGGTGTGGTTATTTTCGCTGCTGATTTTTACtcctgaaaaattattttatttttatttgtaaattgtTATTTGAGACAAAAATTCGTACAGAAGTTGAGTTTGCGTCgcgttttttcaaattttgttagtgTTTAGAGGTTTTACAAACCAGTGGAAATTCTAGTGGACGTTGTGCACTGGCTGTTGAAATAGCAGGGGCTAATGCCGGAAATGGAAGAAAATGTACAGCTTTACTTGATACTTTCTTCAAATCATTCTACAAATCAGAGCTAAGTATACCTCAATTGTATCCAAGTTGAAATTTCTTGTTTGGTAAGGTAGTTTATAGGATGAAATGTGGTTTTTGTGTTTTGCAATCTGCCGATGAAAGTACAAGTTTTTGCTAAACAAAACTAAGGTCAAATTTCCTAGCTGTTCTTAGTTAAGATGATTTAGCAGATTTTTCAAGAGTCTACTTAGTAATTGCGCtggatatatatatatatatatatatatatatatatatatatatatatatatatatatatatatatatatatatatatatatatatatatatatatatatatatatatatatatatatatatatatatttttttttaaatatgttgttcgaaaaaacagtttttttaacagGAATCATAAGTAAACTCATAGTGTCAAGATTTTCTAATTGATTGGCAATGGTTACTATGATATTAAGCTatattaacaaataaaaaatgcataatTAGAACGATCATTAAAGCAATTTTAACATCAGAAAAGTATTTTAAGCACAAATTagaaacacaataaaaaaatttaaagaacgaTTTTAGCTTTCATGAATAATggatttttcgaataattttatttttagttcgaAAGTTAGTTATTTCAGTGTTGCTCaatgttgaattgtgaattcTAACGATAATGATCATGCGTTGAAATCACTATACGGAAATTTGGCTATTTTCctagattttgtttgtttttagatttgCCTACTAGCGGTTTGAATGGCAgcattggcaaaaaaaactccatttgACTTGTGGAATACTTCGGGACTAAAATGACTTCGTTAGGGAACTTCAGtgacattttcatatgtgatgaaaggaattagagaaacatgaactatcaaagaacgaaagaacataagccgtaaatatcatgaaaatttcgaaaaagatacaacggctcaccgacaggacttgaacctgcaatctccgcttcggtacaacggcgcgttagccaattccaccacggtgaacgtgatggaaccggcgaacacgagcaatcgagctctgccgatcaactgctggaccttctatcgaaacaccatgtatatcccgcatgtgatcttttccctctattgatctctcttgtctctatacatggtgtttcgatagaaggtccagcagttgatcggcagagctcgattgctcgtgttcgccggttccatcacgttcaccgtggtggaattggctaacgcgccgttgtaccgaagcggagattgcaggttcaagtcctgtcggtgagccgttgtatctttttcgaaattttcatgatatttacggcttatgttctttcgttctttgatagttcatgtttctctaattcctttcatcacatatgaaaatgtgatcattttcaggtacaaagatgtaccaagcgatttcataacatcagtattgatttcaacagagcaacacctccctgtgtaactggtctgctcggaaccttgagcggcactgattgcttcttcatctgaccgtaagttgcggcaaaacccgaagcaatcgaccatgtgctcgctcggctaaaatcccgagtcgatgggtggggttagagaaacaagagagatcaatagagggaaaagatcacatgcgggatatacatggtgtttcgatagaaggtccagcagttgatcggcagagctcgattgctcgtgttcgccggttccatcacgttcaccgtggtggaattggctaacgcgccgttgtaccgaagcggagattgcaggttcaagtcctgtcggtgagccgttgtatctttttcgaaattttcatgatatttacggcttatgttctttcgttctttgatagttcatgtttctctaattcctttcatcacatatgaaaatgtgatcattttcaggtacaaagatgtaccaagcgatttcataacatcagtattgatttcaacagagcaacacctccctgtgtaactggtctgctcggaaccttgagcggcactgattgcttcttcatctgaccgtaagttgcggcaaaacccgaagcaatcgaccatgtgctcgctcggctaaaatcccgagtcgatgggtggggttagagaaacaagagagatcaatagagggaaaagatcacatgcgggatatacatggtgtttcgatagaaggtccagcagttgatcggcagagctcgattgctcgtgttcgccggttccatcacgttcaccgtggtggaattggctaacgcgccgttgtaccgaagcggagattgcaggttcaagtcctgtcggtgagccgttgtatctttttcgaaattttcatgatatttacggcttatgttctttcgttctttgatagttcatgtttctctaattcctttcatcacatatgaaaatgtgatcattttcaggtacaaaaatgtaccaagcgatttcataacatcagtattaaCTTCAGTGACGAATATGAAAGGACCTTTTTCAACAGCTTAGCTACAAATGTTTTGTGATTTAAGTCTTCCttgatttttcaacttttttagtcatttctaaacctacatgaaaaagaattgttttgttcatatcttcattttttgaattgttgataatttttgtagttttcgacatattatcattttttaaatattttgatctaatttgtggtttgttttttacttgttttgtgcttttttgatattcttgtgattttttgtgttttttttgaatttttttttactatgaaTGGCTAACTGTTTTGGTAGATTCTTTTTCTCCGTGCAATCGCGAAATAAAACTGAGGCAAAGAGTTGATTTGCactgatgagtttccaaaaacgatcttattcagTTTTCACAACCTacataagaaattaaaaactagAACGAACAAAAGTAGAGTCACTTTATCCATTAACAAAACttcaataatttaaacattttcacatTTACAATACTCTTAGAAGTTTGATAGGAGTATCTTCAATCTAAAAGAtctttttgaaaacacattaaTGTATCAGGAACATGAATaaggaaaacaagttagtttaaagaaaattcatacatttttttttacttcccgAGCAGacatttatggcaaaattatagcaaattttgctatcacgccctgaaagccaaatttgctttcattttgcttgacataaggtggtacacagcaaaaatgagagcacaaattttcatacatggttagcaaagtgatgccaaattttgctaaaactgagaccttaactacacctcgtttttcgagagcttggagagcacaatcATGCCAATATAAAGCATCAAATAAATTCCTTTACAGCAAAATTTAGCATCTTTAAGCTCTCAATATTTACGAAAAACGAGGTGCCCGAGCAAACTTTTCTGGCAAAATTATATCTACTCGAGCAGACTTTAATGAGGTACTGATACAATGCCGAAATTGAGGTCTCACTTTTCTATACTATAGCACCTTAATTCGagcaaaattatacaaaattaagcTAGCAAAGCATGATAGCATAATTGGTGTTTTTTCACGGCAAAGAGGATAGTATAACCCTCAAAACATAGAAACGTATCATGAGTCGCCTTTTAACAAGCAACTGCATTTAGGCGATATTCATGGTACATTGAATGCTCATAACAATAGAATAATACGAAAGGAAAAATACTCGCCTGCATTTATGCAACAACAATAGGGAATATTCAATGGCATATCATGGCAAACGTTGTCATATTTACAATTCACTGGAAACATTATTGCAAACTGGACCGTCAAGTGTCAAGCAATGGATAtgcataatttttcaaatctaaaagGTTGTTCATGTAAGGTTTGTATGTTTGTTATGCAGCTAACACattttggcgtttttttttactctccaAAACATATACTCATCACAATATGTACATTGTACATAAATACAGAATACTTAGAAttctattttcagaaaaataaatcattgaatCATGAAGTAGTATACGTAAAGGCGTTCATTCTCTCAATGCGTAATGATAAAAAGATGAATCGCGAAAATTCACAGAGAGATGCATAATATAAGATTTTAGTTCCTGCTACGAATGTCCACAACCTGTTGCCAAATATGTACTAATCTGAAGAATTGGCAATTTCATATTCTTTTGATTAGTCGAAAGCAGAACGTTTTTAAGCGAATgttctttctttaaaattccattaggataatttaaaatatttcaaagaacttACCTGTAGCCACTTTTTGTCGAATTCCTGATGGCCTATACTATTACATACAGTAAAAtcgttcagattcagattcagattgcttTCCCTTTGGTTTTCTTTATCCTTCCTCTTTTTTCCACCCTCCGGTCGCGAGTTACCTTCCGGATTACTGTTGAGCATCATCCGTGCAGATTGTGTACTAACGCATTCGTCATGTGTTGGGCAATCGACGACTAATCCACAAATAGGggttttctcatgtttacagCCAAAATTGCTGTCGCCCGTTGCTTCTGCCGACTTACGCATTCTTATTGTGTACTTGGACTGAAAACGGAATCATAACACAATgtttaagttataaaaaaaactcgtttcGAAACTCACCTTTTTGAAAGCTAAATATTCTCGGACGTGGTCTCCAGCATCCGGTTTCATACCTTTAGCAAAACCGTGATAGACCGGAGAAAGTTACACTTTTTTAGAGGATTAAAACGACGGAGATTAATTTTTCGGCTTTTGTTTATGTGCCAACTTGAATGAATTCTGGTTAAACTTCTCAAAAAGGCGAAACTATTTTATTAGTCAATAATGTTGTAGCTTCTCAAAAaggttaaactgttttgaaAAGGAGCTGTACAGCaagaaatattgaaagaaatattCCTTGGCTGtacagcaataacttgaaactataaaaacatgtttgatatttcggaatatttaataaaaattaaatattttgttcatgaCAATTAAGATAGAGCAAACATTTAGTTGTTGATCGTTTCTTTTGTTATCAAGAAATGTTTTAAgaactcagttttttttaatttgtgagtttcgccctttttcgTTTTCCGGTCCAGTAATGCCTGGTGCACCGCATGCGGAATTTATACcaaccagaggtgccaggtgatTCTGCCAATAGTCAGGaccaaggttttttgaaacacgagGCTCTCCGACGTTTTCAGTAAGTAGGCTATGAGTGTGCGGGGCTCTCATtgagtttgtttacacacattagattatttgctcagcttttctgtggtttgttgttaaacaaactccatgagttccgcagttgctaaatagccaaaatgcctgaatcgggaatttggtATTCGGTAACACCTTCTATACTTACACACCTTGGTCAGGACAACGCGGAGAGGTATGAGCCcaaagccgtttcaaataaagattaacCAAAGAAAAGGACAACGTGAAGCAAAAAATCGGGAAACCTCTTGGTTCATGAAAATGATGAACAACTCTGCTTAGATTACACAAAatgatttatgcaaaaatagTAAGCAGTTTCTTGGTTGGCCTGCAGTTCATATCAGATCACCATCCATCAGTTGAAAGGgtttaagaattttattatagatttattcgattttctcaaagttattcgataatatttgatatattttcatGATAATCAGGGCATTTCAGAGAccaattttccaaaatcaagacaactcaagagttttttttttaaatcaggacagTCTCtcgaaaataaggaaaaatcctTACCAGTCAGAACACCTGGCACCTCCGATACCAACCGGTTGATATAAAATAGCTAGTACCACAATATATTTATTCTTGACTTGCaaacagggatgccaggtgttgaggatgaaaaatctgggcaattttgaaaaaaagtctgtgtgtgtctgtgcataaggaaaatcacaaatttggtactaaacGAGAAATTAAATTTGGCGAATCGTGTGAGCGGAgggaggggggtgggggggggggttgtgtGGTTTTGCTATGGTGttcgggttattttcgagttgataactatataacaaacactgtttcctaccacgtaccatgctgatcttatttaaaaaaaaagtttaatgattGATTGGTCATACCAAAGAATACAAGCCAGATTTTAGTCTAATCTGCCACTTACATATCAAATCTGATACATTAATATTGAATTtatctgtcaattttgaaagtctgtaaaatctgggcactctcagcaaaaatctgggcaaaatttgtgtctgaccaatatctggacgaagggtcaaaagtcttggttttacagacaaatctgggcacctggcaacccagcttgcaaaacaaaaaaaaagtgaaagatcgataaatgaaaaacaaaatgaaaatttttaaaatttttttatcacaaacAAGCGTGTTTGAAATAACCAGTGGTTTtttaaaacagcttttttcagttattatagttttgtgAACAACTGATATGAACGAGAGCTTACCTTCTTAACAAATTCGTTTTGATTCCAGGAAAAGGTAAGAACATTGGAAGGCTTGGATAAATTGTATTCATGTCAAAACCACTGCTAGAAAAAACTCGAACACTTAAAGGGTTTTGTAAGACGTCTCTTTCATGAATCCAAGAAGGATTTTTCTTGCTGTTCCATAtctcaataatttattttagtatga
It includes:
- the LOC129749922 gene encoding uncharacterized protein LOC129749922; the encoded protein is MKPDAGDHVREYLAFKKSKYTIRMRKSAEATGDSNFGCKHEKTPICGLVVDCPTHDECVSTQSARMMLNSNPEGNSRPEGGKKRKDKENQRESNLNLNLNDFTVCNSIGHQEFDKKWLQE